A stretch of DNA from Thalassospiraceae bacterium LMO-SO8:
CCAAGGCGGGCGCCGTCAGCGGCCAGGACGAACCGCTGGCCGTCAGCGTCGACGCCGGCGGGCAGATCTATATTCAGGACACGGCCGTCGACTTGGACACATTGGTGCCAAGATTGCACGCTATCACCGGCAACAATCCGGACATCCGGATCTTCGTCAGAGGGGATAAGGCCATCAATTACGGACGTGTCATGGCGGTGATGGGGCAGATCAACGCGGCCGGCTACCGGCGCGTGGCGCTGATCGCGCAGGAACCGGGCAAGGCGGCGAAACGCCCGCCTGCCAAGAAGTAAGCCGGGGCCCCTTGCGGACCGCACTGATCACATCCGTCTCCCTGCACGTGGGTTTGGTGCTGGCCGCCTGGCTGGGCCTGCCGTTCAACAAGATCACGCCGTTGCATGAAGAGCAGCCCATCTTCGTCGAGATCGTCGACGTCGACGAGATGCGCAACGCGCCGCCGATGCCGGTTCAGGAAGCCCCGAAAAAAGAGGCCAAGGCCGAACCGCCCAAACCGCCGACGCCGCCCAAGCCGAAACCGGCGCCGCCCACGCCCAAGCAGCCCGAGATCGCGGCCCTGCCGCCCAAGCCCGAGGCGGAGCCCGAACCCCTGCCCAAGGCGAAGCCGGAACCCAAGCCCGAACCGGAGCCCAAGAAGGAGGCGGAGCCCAAGCCCGAGAAGAAGCCGGAGCCGCCCAAACCGAAACTGGCCCAGGTCGAGGTTCCGAAGAAGCCCAAGAAACCGCAGAAGCCGACCTTCGACACGGCGTCCGTGCTGAAGACACTTGAGAAGATCAAGCAGCAGCCGACGCCCAAGCCCGAGGAAAAGCCTGAGAAGAAAGTGTCGGAAACGCCCAAGGACGACACCATGGCGCGCATCCGGGCGGCCTTGCAGAACAATTCCAAGTCGATCAAGTACGACCCGGACAAGAAGGTTTCGCAGCTTGAGATCGACCAGTGGCGCACGATGATCCGTAACCAGGTATCCAAGTGCTGGTCGCCGCCATATGGTGCGCCGGGGGCGGAAAAGCTGAGGCCGGAACTGCGCTTGACGATGAATTCCGACGGCACCGTGCAGTCGGTCGAGGTCGAGGACACGGGGCGGATGTTCACCGACCGCTATTTCCAGGTCGCCGTCGAGGCGGCCCGCCGCGCGGTCCTGGACCCGCGCTGCAACAAGTTCAACCTGCCGCCGGACAAGTATCATGTCTGGCGCGATCTGAAGTTCATATTTGACCCGAGCGGAATGCTGTGATGACCATTAGGCCGATGATTATGCCCGCTAAATTCGCAATGAAGACCTTTGCCCCGCTGATCGCGCTGTTGGCTTTCGCCGCGGCGTTGAGCGACGCTCGACCGGCGCGCGCCGAGATCACAATCGACATCACCCGGGGCAACGTCGAACCGCTGCCTATCGCGGTCACCGACTTCGTCGGCAAATCCGGCGCCGCGGCCCGGGCAGGGCGCGACATTGCCGGCGTGATCGCCGCCAACCTGGAGCGTTCCGGCCTGTTCAAGCCGATCGACCCCAAGGCCTTCATCCAGTCGGCGGGGGCGCTCAACGCGCTGCCCCGGTTCGGCGATTGGCGCGTCATCAACGCCCAGGCCTTGGTCCAAGGCCGCACCGAGGTTGTGTCCGACGGGCGGCTGCGCGTCGAATTCCGCCTGTGGGACGTGTTCTCGGAACAGCAGATGATCGGCCTGGCCTATTTCACCGTGCCCGACAACTGGCGGCGCGTGGCGCATATCATTTCCGACTCGATCTACAAGCGGATTACCGGCGAGGACGGCTATTTCGACACGCGCATCGTCTATGTCGCCGAACAGCCCAAGGACGCCAAGGGGGTCGGGCGCAACCGCCTGAACCCGTTCGGCAAGCGGCTGGCGATCATGGACCAGGACGGGGAAAACCACCGCTTTCTGACCGACGGCACGACCCTGGTGCTGACACCCCGGTTCTCGCCGACGTTGCAGGAAATCACCTACATGTCCTATTTCCGCAACAACCCGCGCGTCTACATCTTCAACATCGACACGGGACGCCAGGAAGTCCTGGGCGACTTTCCCGGCATGACCTTCGCGCCCCGGTTTTCGCCGGACGGCAAGAAAATCATCATGTCCATGGCCAAGGACGGGAACTCGGAAATCTACGTCATGGACCTGCGCACCCGCGTGGTGCGGCAGCTGACGTTCCATTCCGCCATCGACACCTCGCCCAGCTTTTCGCCCGACGCCGACCAGGTCGTCTTCAACTCCGACCGCGGCGGCAGTCAGCAGCTTTACATCATGGACGACCGTGGCAAGAACGTGCGCCGCATCAGTTTCGGCAATGGGCGCTACGCCACGCCCGTGTGGTCGCCGCGCGGCGACCTGATCGCCTTCACCAAGTTGTCGGGCGGGCGGTTCTTCATCGGTGTCATGAAGCCGGACGGATCGGGTGAACGGCTTTTGGCCGAGGATTTCAAGATCGAAGGGCCGACCTGGTCGCCGAACGGCCGCGTGCTGATCTTCTATCGCAAGGGCAGGTCGGAAAAGGACGGCAGCGGCGGGCAGTCGAAGTTGTGGTCCATCGATTTGACCGGGCATAACGAACGCGAGATTCCGACCCCCATGGATGCGTCCGACCCAGCGTGGTCGCCACTTATTCCCTGACGTCGGGAAATGTTGTGACAGTGATCATACAAAAAGACATTTCGCGCATGCAAAAATGCAGGGTCTCAGAACGCCTTTGAACTTAAAAAGTACTTGGAATCAGAACGCTTAACCGTTAATACATCACACGAACGGCCTTTTTTTAAAGGCCAAGCAGATTTCACCGTCGGCAGCCCCGGCGGATTTGCAATGCACTAAAACCCGACAAATGGGGGATTACATGCGCTTTAAAGTTCTCGGAATGGTCGCCGCTCTTGCTTTGGCAGTTTCGGCCTGCGAATCCACGTCAGGGTCGGGCGCCGGCGCCTCCGGTTCTGGCCAATCTATCACACCGCTGCCGGCCGCCGCGCCGCTGGCGTTGAAGGACCAGTTCGTCGTTGACGTCGGTGACCGCGTGTTCTTCGCGTTCGACCGTTTTGATGTCGAGCCGGATCAGAAGAAGGTCCTGGACGTTCAGGCCGCTTGGCTCAAGAAATACAGCTCCGTGACGGTCACGATCGAAGGCCATGCCGACGAACGCGGCACGCGGGAATACAACTTGGCGCTCGGCGAACGCCGCGCCAATGCGGTGAAAGAATACCTGATCTATCTCGGCATCGACGCCAAGCGGATCAAGACCGTCTCCTACGGTGAGGAACGCCCCGTGGCGCTCGGCTCCGACGAAACCGCCTGGTCGCAGAACCGCCGTGGCGTGACCGTCGTGACGGGCCCCGGTTCCTGATCCTCGGGCTGACCGTCTAGCGTTTCTAGGGCGCTTGTCCGGCCGCGGATTGCGGGATGGGCAAGCGCCTTAGTTTTGCCTAAAATTCCTGGGATTACGGGCATTCAGTCTGCGGCCGCGAAACCATCGTTTCGGATCGCCGCGCCCGTTTCAACCGCGACAACAGGGACACGCGAATTCCCATGCGTCTGATGACCTTCCCGACCGCCCTGACCTTGCTTTGCCTCGCCGCTGTTCTGGCCGCCGCCGTTCCGGCCCGGGCCCAGGACGCGCAGGCCCTGTCGCAGCGTCTCGAGCGGCTGGAGCGGGATATCCAGACCCTGTCGAAAATGGTCGTTCGCGGTCCGGGGGCGGTCCCCGCCGCCGATCTGCCGGCCGCCGCCAAGCCGGCCGAGCCGATGCCCAATCTGCCGCAGAACGCCGTGGCGCGCATCGGCGTGCGGCTCGACACGCTGGAAAACGAACTGCGGGACGTGACCGGGCGGATCGAGGAAATGACCTACAATGTGGATCAGCTGACGGCGCGGGTCGATCGTCTGGTCACCGATATGGATTTCCGGCTGTCCGGTCTGGAACAGCAGGGCCGCGGTCCGGGTGCTTCCACGGCCATGCAGCCCGGCGCGGCCGGGCCCCAGGCCAACGCGGCGCCGACCCCGGGCGAGGTCCGCATCATCGGCCGTCCCGCGGGCACCCTGGGTCAAATCAACCCCGACCTGGTCAAATCCGCCACGCCGTCGGGCAAACCGGAGGCGGCCAATGCCGCGCCGTTGGGCGTCGGCGGGCCGGTTCAGGCGGCGCCCATGCCGGCCCCCGCCGGT
This window harbors:
- the pal gene encoding peptidoglycan-associated lipoprotein Pal, with the translated sequence MGDYMRFKVLGMVAALALAVSACESTSGSGAGASGSGQSITPLPAAAPLALKDQFVVDVGDRVFFAFDRFDVEPDQKKVLDVQAAWLKKYSSVTVTIEGHADERGTREYNLALGERRANAVKEYLIYLGIDAKRIKTVSYGEERPVALGSDETAWSQNRRGVTVVTGPGS
- the ybgF gene encoding tol-pal system protein YbgF, which encodes MRLMTFPTALTLLCLAAVLAAAVPARAQDAQALSQRLERLERDIQTLSKMVVRGPGAVPAADLPAAAKPAEPMPNLPQNAVARIGVRLDTLENELRDVTGRIEEMTYNVDQLTARVDRLVTDMDFRLSGLEQQGRGPGASTAMQPGAAGPQANAAPTPGEVRIIGRPAGTLGQINPDLVKSATPSGKPEAANAAPLGVGGPVQAAPMPAPAGAPNPAAVTRVQSPQQAAAVPQTGAAQGPVLPDGTAEEQYKFAFDLLRKHQFDQAEAAFKEFLGKHDGGALSSNARYWLGETHYARAEYVKAAEVFLQGFEKDPKGGKAPDSLLKLAMSLGQLGQNKEGCGAIDKLFADFPNANSSLKRTATRQQRQMNCKQ
- the tolR gene encoding protein TolR: MSDINVTPFVDVMLVLLIIFMVTAPLLTVGVQVDLPETKAGAVSGQDEPLAVSVDAGGQIYIQDTAVDLDTLVPRLHAITGNNPDIRIFVRGDKAINYGRVMAVMGQINAAGYRRVALIAQEPGKAAKRPPAKK
- a CDS encoding energy transducer TonB translates to MRTALITSVSLHVGLVLAAWLGLPFNKITPLHEEQPIFVEIVDVDEMRNAPPMPVQEAPKKEAKAEPPKPPTPPKPKPAPPTPKQPEIAALPPKPEAEPEPLPKAKPEPKPEPEPKKEAEPKPEKKPEPPKPKLAQVEVPKKPKKPQKPTFDTASVLKTLEKIKQQPTPKPEEKPEKKVSETPKDDTMARIRAALQNNSKSIKYDPDKKVSQLEIDQWRTMIRNQVSKCWSPPYGAPGAEKLRPELRLTMNSDGTVQSVEVEDTGRMFTDRYFQVAVEAARRAVLDPRCNKFNLPPDKYHVWRDLKFIFDPSGML
- the tolB gene encoding Tol-Pal system beta propeller repeat protein TolB; its protein translation is MKTFAPLIALLAFAAALSDARPARAEITIDITRGNVEPLPIAVTDFVGKSGAAARAGRDIAGVIAANLERSGLFKPIDPKAFIQSAGALNALPRFGDWRVINAQALVQGRTEVVSDGRLRVEFRLWDVFSEQQMIGLAYFTVPDNWRRVAHIISDSIYKRITGEDGYFDTRIVYVAEQPKDAKGVGRNRLNPFGKRLAIMDQDGENHRFLTDGTTLVLTPRFSPTLQEITYMSYFRNNPRVYIFNIDTGRQEVLGDFPGMTFAPRFSPDGKKIIMSMAKDGNSEIYVMDLRTRVVRQLTFHSAIDTSPSFSPDADQVVFNSDRGGSQQLYIMDDRGKNVRRISFGNGRYATPVWSPRGDLIAFTKLSGGRFFIGVMKPDGSGERLLAEDFKIEGPTWSPNGRVLIFYRKGRSEKDGSGGQSKLWSIDLTGHNEREIPTPMDASDPAWSPLIP